Proteins found in one Borreliella valaisiana VS116 genomic segment:
- a CDS encoding glucose-6-phosphate isomerase has product MINYKNLNELKNFKILEGIAPEVLKTALTGKRIKEYDITIEGDSVHYNYASKQINENHLKIFQDLSDEANLIEKYKEVLNGEKINISENRKVLHHLTRGQIGKDVIENNKENMREFFQSELEKIYNFAKQIHSGNIKSANGKKFKNVVQIGIGGSSLGPKALYSSIKNYAKKHNLTLMNGYFISNIDPDESEEVLSSINLDETLFIIVSKSGNTLETKANMQFLINKLKSNGIKEYKKQMVIITLKDSLLALEEKGCLEYFFMHDSIGGRFSPTSAVGLALLTLCFTEKIVKEILKGANKADKKALNKNVKDNSPLLAALISIYERNVLNYSSNCIIAYSKAMENFYLHLQQLEMESNGKSVNRFNETINYKTVRIIWGGIGTDVQHSFFQMLHQGTDIVPMDFIGFNETQLKEDVISDNSSSNDKLKANLIAQIIAFSKGKENSNKNKNFKGERPSALIYSKELTPYAIGSILSHYENKVMFEGFLLNINSFDQEGVQLGKILANQILKLNNFEDEVIEFYSKKILKQD; this is encoded by the coding sequence ATGATAAATTACAAAAATCTTAATGAGCTTAAAAATTTTAAAATCCTTGAAGGAATTGCTCCAGAAGTACTTAAAACTGCACTAACCGGGAAAAGAATAAAAGAGTACGACATTACAATAGAAGGAGATAGTGTGCATTATAATTATGCTTCAAAGCAAATTAATGAAAACCATCTTAAAATTTTTCAAGATTTAAGCGATGAAGCAAATTTAATAGAAAAATATAAAGAAGTGCTTAATGGAGAAAAGATCAATATTAGTGAAAATAGAAAAGTCCTACACCACCTTACAAGAGGACAAATTGGCAAGGATGTAATAGAAAACAATAAAGAAAATATGAGGGAATTTTTTCAATCAGAACTTGAAAAAATATATAATTTTGCAAAACAAATCCATTCTGGAAATATTAAAAGTGCAAATGGCAAAAAGTTTAAAAATGTGGTTCAAATAGGAATTGGTGGATCCAGTCTAGGACCAAAAGCTCTTTATAGCTCAATAAAAAATTATGCAAAAAAACATAATCTAACCTTAATGAATGGTTATTTTATTTCAAACATTGATCCAGACGAATCAGAAGAAGTGTTAAGTAGTATTAATCTTGATGAAACGCTTTTTATTATTGTATCAAAAAGTGGAAATACATTAGAAACTAAAGCTAATATGCAATTCTTAATAAACAAATTAAAATCAAATGGCATAAAAGAATATAAAAAACAAATGGTCATTATAACGTTAAAAGACAGTCTATTAGCACTAGAGGAAAAAGGATGTCTTGAATATTTCTTCATGCATGATTCAATAGGTGGACGATTTTCTCCAACATCAGCAGTTGGGCTTGCACTACTCACTCTTTGCTTCACAGAAAAAATTGTAAAAGAAATTCTAAAAGGAGCCAATAAAGCTGATAAAAAAGCATTAAATAAAAACGTAAAAGACAATTCGCCCCTATTAGCAGCACTAATTAGCATATACGAAAGAAATGTTCTCAACTACAGTAGCAACTGCATCATTGCTTATTCTAAAGCAATGGAAAATTTTTACCTTCACTTGCAACAACTTGAAATGGAAAGCAATGGGAAAAGTGTAAACAGATTTAACGAAACAATAAACTATAAAACTGTAAGAATAATTTGGGGAGGCATTGGAACAGATGTTCAACACTCATTCTTTCAAATGCTTCATCAAGGAACAGATATAGTTCCAATGGATTTCATAGGTTTTAATGAAACACAACTTAAAGAAGATGTAATATCTGATAATAGCTCAAGCAATGACAAATTAAAAGCAAATTTAATAGCCCAAATAATAGCATTTTCAAAAGGCAAAGAAAACAGTAACAAAAATAAAAATTTCAAAGGAGAGAGACCTTCTGCACTAATATATTCAAAAGAATTGACACCTTATGCAATAGGGTCAATACTCTCCCATTATGAAAACAAAGTAATGTTTGAGGGATTTTTATTAAATATAAACTCATTCGACCAAGAAGGGGTTCAGCTGGGGAAAATTCTTGCAAATCAAATTTTAAAACTTAACAATTTTGAAGATGAAGTAATAGAATTTTATTCTAAAAAAATATTAAAACAAGATTAA
- a CDS encoding penicillin-binding protein 1A, translated as MNLNSFNFKKINKHKLLIYLTYFAVSFSIITLSLAISKTINIQKDKNFGYINPAIPSRLLDVNGKQITQFISDENRELMPLRKMPDNLINTLLIREDIGFFSHRGFSLIGIFRAAFNIVLGRYFSGGSTLTQQLAKLLYTNQARRSILRKLHEIWWAIQLEKKLSKYEILEKYLNKVYFGNGNYGIVAASKFFFGKSVNKINTAESVMMIIQLPNAKLYSPLYNPEFSKKIQRAVLNQVVSNGIVKAEIAEKEFNEYWQNYDWTRMADTSAISNKKDQAPYFSEYIRQKILKYLPDGANIYKDGYSIYSTLDLEAQKHADKVTNDMINKARTMHNLNRSSETIIINSEIVPVVDAISDLLGIKNLRINGRQYKKLRKRKFYEDNIDLIASFGAILGIDKIDKATKEYIIKNKLTPKFIAQPEGAMIAIDTTSGAIRAMVGGSGHAKDNEFNRATQAKVQPGSAFKTLYFAAAIDLKKITAATMFSDSPVAFLDKNGEVYAPGNYGGKWRGNVLTRQALALSLNIPALRILDKLGFDSAIDYSSKLLGITDPKEIEKTFPKVYPLALGVISVSPIQMARAFAILGNSGNKIEPYGIRYIEDRAGRIIANKEASILAKLKSKEHQTQIVSPQTAYIITDMMKSTIQYGTLANQRYTNLKNFKSDIAGKSGTTQNWADGWAIGYSPYITTAFWVGFDKKGYSLGTSGTGTGLAGPSWGEFMAEYHKNLPKKVFVKPAGIINIPVQAETGLLPEEIADEKIINELFISGTQPIEKSKYYENKLEFKNTIEFNIYGIDEINNSNEINFDTPEFEYLDNNLENLKNNNNDLESVNNNEDQIEMNIQEPINEIENKNSQQDPINIDNNEEMLLKNTEGIKDEVIVNETKTETQSTKELNSNNNENENEKINNKDVNGEDIQLD; from the coding sequence ATGAACTTAAATAGCTTTAATTTTAAAAAAATAAATAAGCATAAGCTACTTATTTATTTAACATATTTCGCAGTTAGCTTTTCTATTATCACACTGTCATTAGCAATATCTAAGACTATAAACATACAAAAAGATAAAAATTTTGGATATATAAATCCAGCAATTCCTTCAAGACTTTTAGATGTTAATGGAAAACAAATAACTCAATTTATATCTGATGAGAATAGAGAATTAATGCCCTTGAGAAAAATGCCTGATAATCTAATTAATACACTTTTAATAAGAGAAGACATTGGTTTTTTTTCTCATCGAGGTTTTTCCTTAATAGGAATATTTAGAGCCGCATTTAATATTGTTCTTGGCAGATATTTTTCAGGCGGCAGCACATTAACCCAACAACTTGCAAAACTTCTCTACACAAATCAAGCAAGAAGGTCTATTTTAAGAAAACTACATGAAATATGGTGGGCAATCCAACTTGAAAAAAAACTCTCAAAATACGAAATACTAGAAAAATACCTTAATAAGGTTTATTTTGGAAACGGAAACTATGGAATAGTTGCAGCATCAAAATTCTTTTTTGGCAAAAGTGTAAATAAAATCAATACAGCAGAATCCGTGATGATGATAATTCAACTTCCGAATGCAAAGCTTTATTCACCTCTTTACAATCCAGAATTTTCAAAAAAAATACAACGCGCGGTTTTAAATCAAGTTGTATCAAATGGAATAGTAAAAGCCGAAATTGCCGAAAAAGAATTTAATGAATATTGGCAAAACTATGATTGGACTAGAATGGCTGATACATCTGCAATTTCAAACAAAAAAGACCAGGCCCCTTATTTTTCTGAATATATAAGACAAAAAATATTAAAATATTTGCCAGATGGTGCAAACATATATAAAGATGGGTACTCGATATATTCAACTCTTGACCTTGAAGCACAAAAACACGCAGATAAAGTTACAAACGACATGATTAATAAAGCAAGAACAATGCACAATTTAAACAGATCCTCTGAAACAATAATTATTAATTCAGAAATTGTCCCTGTAGTAGATGCAATATCAGATCTATTAGGAATTAAAAATTTAAGAATAAATGGAAGACAATATAAAAAACTAAGAAAAAGAAAATTTTACGAAGACAATATTGATCTAATTGCAAGCTTTGGAGCTATACTTGGAATTGATAAAATAGATAAAGCAACAAAAGAATATATTATCAAAAATAAATTAACACCAAAATTCATTGCACAACCTGAAGGGGCAATGATAGCAATAGACACAACAAGCGGAGCAATAAGAGCCATGGTTGGGGGAAGCGGACATGCCAAAGATAATGAATTTAATCGCGCCACACAAGCAAAAGTCCAGCCTGGAAGTGCATTCAAAACACTATATTTTGCAGCAGCAATTGATCTAAAAAAGATAACAGCTGCCACAATGTTTTCAGACTCCCCAGTAGCATTTCTAGATAAAAACGGAGAAGTCTATGCTCCAGGAAATTATGGTGGCAAATGGAGGGGTAACGTTTTAACACGCCAAGCATTAGCTTTGTCTTTAAATATTCCAGCATTAAGGATATTAGATAAGCTGGGTTTTGACTCTGCAATTGACTACTCCTCAAAACTACTAGGCATAACAGATCCAAAAGAAATAGAAAAAACGTTTCCAAAAGTTTATCCACTAGCACTAGGCGTAATATCGGTTTCTCCAATCCAAATGGCAAGGGCATTTGCAATTTTAGGGAATAGCGGCAACAAAATTGAACCTTATGGTATAAGATACATTGAAGACAGAGCTGGAAGAATAATAGCAAATAAAGAAGCAAGCATATTGGCTAAACTAAAAAGTAAAGAACATCAAACTCAAATAGTGTCTCCTCAAACTGCTTATATCATCACAGATATGATGAAATCAACAATTCAATACGGAACCTTAGCAAATCAAAGATATACAAATCTCAAAAATTTTAAATCTGACATTGCTGGAAAATCGGGTACAACACAAAATTGGGCAGACGGATGGGCAATAGGATACTCTCCTTACATAACAACAGCATTTTGGGTTGGATTTGACAAAAAAGGATATTCACTAGGAACATCAGGAACAGGAACAGGATTGGCAGGACCTAGCTGGGGAGAATTCATGGCAGAATATCACAAAAACTTACCTAAAAAAGTTTTTGTAAAACCTGCAGGAATAATTAATATCCCCGTGCAAGCAGAAACAGGATTATTACCAGAAGAAATTGCTGACGAGAAAATAATAAATGAACTATTTATTTCCGGAACCCAGCCAATTGAAAAATCAAAATACTATGAAAATAAACTAGAATTTAAAAATACAATAGAATTCAACATATATGGAATTGACGAAATTAATAATAGCAATGAAATAAATTTTGACACTCCTGAATTTGAATATCTTGATAATAATCTTGAAAACCTAAAAAATAACAACAACGATCTTGAGAGCGTTAACAATAATGAAGATCAAATAGAAATGAACATTCAAGAACCCATAAATGAAATAGAAAATAAAAACTCACAACAAGATCCAATAAATATTGACAACAACGAAGAAATGCTTCTCAAAAATACCGAAGGCATTAAAGACGAAGTTATTGTTAATGAAACAAAAACAGAAACACAAAGCACAAAAGAATTAAATTCAAACAACAATGAAAATGAAAATGAAAAAATTAACAATAAAGACGTCAACGGAGAAGACATCCAATTGGATTAA
- a CDS encoding ATP-dependent 6-phosphofructokinase — protein MYRIKNENLDFKIDSLGECKQNNPLIDFYASEGFSHFVNEKNKIKFSVYRNEDTGDKYEDVLLEKAGPREKIYFVPRHVKAAITTCGGLCPGFNDVIRSIVRTLWKIYGVRNIYGVKFGYQGLLPESNSPFINLNPDVVDDINKFGGTILGSSRGGIKPVEIVDTLERMNINMIFNIGGDGTQKGSLLIAEEIEKRNLKIAVVGIPKTIDNDFMFVQKSFGFETAVEQAVAAVAGAHFEANSAYNGIGLVKVMGRDSGFIAAHTALSSNDVNFCLIPELDFDIEGPNGFLVHLERRLLEKESLEEIPHAVILIAEGAGQKYFDNFPRKKDDSGNLLYEDIGLYIKDKITEYFKAKNIQFTLKYIDPSYIIRSSPANASDSLYCARLGSNAVHAAMSGKTKMLISLWSTKFVHIPIKMAVIDRNKVNPNGSFWRDVLSSTGQPISMKN, from the coding sequence GTGTATAGAATTAAGAATGAAAATTTAGATTTTAAAATAGATAGTTTGGGAGAATGCAAGCAAAACAATCCTTTGATTGATTTTTATGCTAGCGAGGGTTTTTCACATTTTGTTAATGAAAAAAATAAAATTAAGTTTAGTGTATATAGAAATGAGGATACTGGGGATAAGTATGAAGATGTTCTTTTAGAAAAAGCTGGACCCAGGGAAAAAATTTATTTTGTGCCCAGGCATGTTAAAGCTGCTATTACTACTTGTGGTGGACTTTGTCCTGGTTTTAACGATGTTATTCGTTCTATTGTTCGAACTTTATGGAAAATTTATGGGGTTCGCAATATTTATGGGGTAAAATTTGGATATCAAGGTCTTCTACCTGAGTCAAATTCACCTTTTATTAATCTTAATCCAGATGTTGTTGATGATATTAATAAATTTGGGGGTACTATTCTTGGATCTTCAAGGGGTGGTATTAAACCTGTAGAAATAGTTGACACTTTGGAGAGAATGAACATTAATATGATTTTTAACATTGGTGGAGATGGTACTCAAAAGGGATCTCTTCTTATTGCTGAGGAGATAGAAAAAAGAAATTTAAAAATAGCAGTTGTGGGTATCCCTAAAACTATAGACAATGATTTTATGTTTGTTCAAAAATCTTTTGGATTTGAGACTGCTGTAGAACAAGCGGTTGCAGCTGTTGCTGGTGCTCATTTTGAAGCTAATAGTGCTTATAATGGCATTGGACTTGTTAAAGTTATGGGGCGTGATTCTGGCTTTATTGCCGCTCATACTGCGCTTTCTTCTAATGATGTTAATTTTTGTTTAATTCCAGAACTTGATTTTGATATAGAAGGTCCTAATGGATTTCTTGTTCATCTTGAAAGACGACTTTTAGAGAAAGAAAGTTTAGAAGAAATTCCTCATGCAGTAATATTGATAGCAGAAGGAGCGGGTCAAAAGTATTTTGATAATTTTCCTCGCAAGAAAGATGATTCTGGAAATTTGCTTTATGAGGATATTGGGCTTTACATTAAAGATAAAATTACAGAATATTTTAAAGCAAAAAATATACAATTTACCCTCAAATACATTGATCCTAGTTATATTATTAGAAGTTCTCCTGCTAATGCTAGTGATTCTCTTTATTGTGCTCGACTTGGGTCGAATGCTGTGCATGCTGCAATGTCTGGCAAGACAAAAATGCTGATTAGTTTGTGGAGTACAAAATTTGTGCATATACCGATTAAGATGGCAGTAATTGACAGAAATAAGGTTAATCCAAATGGTTCTTTTTGGAGAGATGTTCTTTCAAGCACAGGACAACCGATTAGCATGAAGAATTAA
- a CDS encoding ParB N-terminal domain-containing protein, producing the protein MLIDIDQIKIKKRIRKNVGDLETLKNSILKHGLIYPIIIDKNKNLIAGFRRYQALKEIGYKEAEVKVISIENKKTLLEIELDENNVRKSFTRSEANAGEDYLKIYSESNIIIRFLKFIILKIKNMWKKKK; encoded by the coding sequence ATGCTAATAGATATCGATCAAATAAAAATAAAAAAAAGAATTAGAAAAAATGTAGGAGACCTTGAAACCCTTAAAAATAGTATTCTAAAACATGGGCTAATTTATCCAATAATAATAGATAAAAATAAAAATTTGATAGCAGGGTTTAGAAGATATCAAGCCTTAAAAGAAATTGGCTATAAAGAAGCTGAAGTAAAGGTAATCTCAATTGAAAACAAAAAAACCTTGCTTGAGATTGAACTTGATGAGAATAATGTTAGAAAATCATTTACAAGAAGTGAGGCAAACGCAGGTGAAGATTACTTAAAAATTTATTCTGAAAGCAATATAATAATAAGATTCCTTAAATTTATTATTTTAAAAATTAAAAACATGTGGAAAAAGAAAAAATAG
- the plzA gene encoding c-di-GMP-binding receptor PlzA — protein MLLSRKIRDYGAKYRGKEIKMSTEINSFLNLRNTIEMRVGTYSVLGVIYSISMDSIKLIFQEDTVLPALAKNKNLGSIQLKKNSDPKNSTAFFPFLSVKLLSASAYSSQDKEYNLLALEFLSPVPEEIAIKVGKLLDLKLGQNQRIHERIVVDKDSIRKLKIDSDKAFIKFNGSKHKCLIKDLSYGGALVISSFDYGDVKEDAIDLIFSFEFMDKEIFIEGKSKSLSVIQTPNGKFFALGIAFDEDKIPLEYTMLIHDYFN, from the coding sequence ATGCTTTTATCGAGAAAAATAAGAGATTATGGGGCGAAGTATAGAGGTAAAGAAATTAAAATGAGTACAGAGATAAATAGTTTTTTAAATCTTCGCAATACTATTGAGATGAGGGTAGGTACTTATTCTGTTCTTGGAGTAATTTATTCTATTTCTATGGATTCTATTAAGCTTATTTTTCAAGAAGATACAGTATTGCCAGCTTTGGCTAAAAATAAAAATTTAGGTTCTATTCAACTTAAGAAAAATTCAGATCCTAAAAATAGTACAGCTTTTTTTCCATTTTTGTCTGTTAAATTGTTAAGTGCTTCTGCCTATTCTTCTCAAGATAAAGAATATAATTTATTAGCATTGGAATTTTTATCTCCTGTGCCAGAAGAGATTGCTATTAAGGTTGGAAAGCTTCTTGATTTAAAACTTGGGCAAAATCAGAGAATTCATGAAAGGATTGTTGTTGATAAAGATTCTATTAGAAAGCTAAAAATTGATTCTGATAAAGCTTTTATTAAGTTTAATGGGTCAAAACATAAATGCTTAATAAAAGATTTATCTTATGGGGGTGCTTTAGTAATTTCTTCTTTTGATTATGGGGATGTCAAGGAAGATGCAATTGATTTGATTTTTAGTTTTGAATTTATGGATAAAGAAATTTTTATTGAGGGTAAATCAAAAAGTTTAAGCGTTATTCAGACGCCCAATGGAAAGTTTTTTGCGCTTGGTATTGCTTTTGATGAGGACAAAATACCACTTGAGTATACTATGCTAATCCATGATTATTTCAATTAA
- a CDS encoding L-cystine transporter has protein sequence MDKISTLYTLINIIIMLILISIVYLCKRKNVSFTKRVFISLGIGIAFGTTIQYFHGTNSSITNETINWINILGEGYVRLLKMVIIPLIITSIISAIIKLTNSQDVGKMSLLVILTLVITAGIAAIIGISTALILGLTAEGLQAEASEILQGEKLQKGLEILNQTPITQKIAELIPQNIFEDLAGLRKNSTIGVVIFSAIAGIAALKASIKKPESIEFFKKIILTLQDVILGIVTLILKLTPYAILALMTKITATSEIKSIIKLGEFVVASYIAIGITFLMHMALIAINKLNPITFIKKISPALTFAFISRSSAATIPINIEIQTKNLGVSEGIANLSSSFGTSIGQNGCAALHPAMLAVMIAPTQGVNPTDASFIFTLLGLIIITSFGAAGAGGGAITASLMVLSAMNFPVGLVGLVISVEPLIDMGRTAVNVGGSMVAGVISAKQLKQFNHNIYNKKEFINNK, from the coding sequence ATGGATAAAATAAGTACATTATATACATTAATCAATATTATAATAATGCTTATTCTAATAAGCATCGTTTATCTTTGTAAAAGAAAAAATGTTTCTTTTACAAAAAGAGTATTTATATCTTTAGGAATAGGAATAGCATTTGGAACTACTATTCAATATTTTCATGGCACAAATTCATCTATAACAAACGAAACTATTAATTGGATAAACATTTTAGGCGAAGGATACGTAAGGCTTCTTAAAATGGTTATAATTCCCTTAATAATAACATCAATAATCTCTGCAATAATAAAATTAACCAACAGTCAAGATGTTGGAAAAATGAGTTTACTTGTAATATTAACACTAGTAATTACAGCAGGCATTGCTGCTATAATTGGCATTTCCACTGCTTTAATATTAGGATTAACAGCTGAAGGACTGCAAGCAGAAGCCAGCGAAATTTTACAAGGTGAAAAATTACAAAAAGGACTTGAAATATTAAATCAAACACCAATCACACAAAAAATAGCAGAACTTATTCCACAAAATATATTTGAAGATTTGGCAGGACTTAGAAAAAATTCAACAATTGGGGTTGTGATCTTCTCGGCTATTGCAGGAATAGCTGCTCTTAAAGCATCTATCAAAAAACCAGAATCAATAGAATTTTTTAAAAAAATAATATTAACGCTTCAAGACGTAATATTAGGAATAGTAACTTTAATTTTAAAACTAACACCTTATGCTATATTAGCCTTAATGACAAAAATTACAGCAACCAGCGAAATCAAAAGCATAATAAAACTTGGAGAATTTGTAGTTGCTTCCTACATTGCCATAGGTATTACATTCCTTATGCATATGGCATTAATTGCAATAAACAAATTAAACCCAATTACTTTTATAAAAAAAATATCCCCAGCACTAACATTTGCATTCATATCCAGATCTAGTGCTGCAACCATACCTATTAATATAGAAATTCAAACTAAAAACTTAGGGGTAAGCGAAGGGATAGCAAATTTATCAAGCTCCTTTGGAACATCAATTGGGCAAAATGGTTGTGCAGCACTGCACCCTGCTATGCTTGCAGTAATGATAGCACCAACTCAAGGAGTAAACCCTACAGATGCTTCATTTATATTCACACTTCTTGGATTAATAATAATAACTTCATTTGGGGCGGCTGGCGCTGGCGGAGGCGCAATAACAGCCTCATTAATGGTACTCTCAGCAATGAACTTTCCAGTAGGGTTGGTCGGACTTGTAATATCTGTTGAACCTTTAATTGACATGGGAAGAACAGCTGTTAATGTGGGCGGTTCAATGGTTGCTGGTGTTATATCTGCAAAACAACTTAAACAATTTAACCATAATATATATAATAAAAAAGAGTTCATAAACAACAAATAA
- a CDS encoding CoA-disulfide reductase translates to MKIIIIGGTSAGTSAAAKAKRLNKNLDITIYEKTNIVSLGTCGLPYFIGGFFDNPNTMISRTKEEFEKTGISVKTNHEVIKVDTKSNTIVIKNQKTENIFSDTYDKLMVATGAKPIIPAINNINLKNFYTLRDLEDGQKIKKLMEKEEIKNIVIIGAGYIGIEMIEAAKNKRKNVRLIQLDKHILIDSFDEEIVKIMEEELIKKGVDLHTSEFVKSLIGEKKVEGIVTNKNTYQADVVILATGIKPATEFLENQIKTTTNGAIIVNEYGETSIKNIFSAGDCATIYNIVSKKNEYIPLATTANKLGRIVGENLAGNHVPFKGTLGSASIKILSLEAARTGLTEKDAQKLQIKYKTIFIKDKNHTNYYPGQEDLYIKLIYEENTKTILGAQAIGKNGAVVRMHALSIAIYSKLTTQELGMMDFSYSPPFSRTWDILNIAGNAAK, encoded by the coding sequence ATGAAAATAATAATTATTGGGGGCACATCAGCAGGAACTAGTGCCGCAGCTAAAGCAAAACGCTTAAACAAAAATCTAGATATTACTATCTATGAAAAAACAAATATTGTATCCCTTGGAACTTGTGGTCTGCCTTACTTTATAGGAGGATTTTTTGACAATCCAAATACAATGATCTCAAGGACAAAAGAAGAATTCGAAAAAACTGGTATCTCTGTTAAAACTAACCACGAAGTTATCAAAGTGGATACAAAAAGTAATACAATTGTAATAAAAAATCAAAAAACAGAAAACATTTTTAGCGACACTTACGACAAGCTCATGGTAGCAACTGGTGCAAAACCTATCATCCCGGCAATCAATAATATCAATCTAAAAAATTTTTATACTCTAAGAGATTTAGAAGATGGTCAAAAAATAAAAAAATTAATGGAAAAAGAAGAGATTAAAAATATAGTGATAATTGGTGCTGGATATATTGGAATTGAAATGATAGAAGCAGCAAAAAATAAAAGAAAAAATGTAAGACTAATTCAACTAGACAAACATATCCTCATAGATTCTTTTGACGAAGAAATAGTTAAAATAATGGAAGAAGAACTAATAAAAAAAGGGGTTGATCTTCATACAAGTGAGTTTGTAAAAAGCTTAATAGGAGAAAAAAAAGTAGAAGGGATTGTAACAAACAAAAATACTTATCAAGCTGATGTTGTTATACTTGCTACTGGAATAAAACCTGCTACTGAATTTTTGGAAAACCAGATTAAAACTACTACAAATGGAGCAATAATTGTAAATGAGTATGGCGAAACTAGCATAAAAAATATTTTTTCTGCAGGGGATTGTGCAACTATTTATAATATAGTAAGCAAAAAAAATGAATATATACCCCTGGCAACAACAGCCAACAAACTTGGAAGAATAGTCGGTGAAAATTTAGCTGGGAACCATGTTCCATTTAAAGGCACATTGGGCTCAGCTTCAATTAAAATACTCTCTTTAGAGGCTGCAAGAACAGGGCTTACAGAAAAAGATGCACAAAAGCTTCAAATAAAATATAAAACTATTTTTATAAAGGATAAAAATCATACAAATTATTATCCAGGGCAAGAAGATCTTTATATTAAGCTAATTTATGAAGAGAACACCAAAACAATCCTTGGAGCACAAGCAATAGGAAAAAATGGAGCCGTAGTAAGAATGCATGCTTTATCAATTGCAATCTATTCAAAACTTACAACACAAGAATTGGGAATGATGGATTTCTCATATTCTCCACCATTCTCAAGAACCTGGGATATATTAAATATTGCTGGAAATGCTGCGAAATAG